A single region of the Leptospira fainei serovar Hurstbridge str. BUT 6 genome encodes:
- a CDS encoding SDR family oxidoreductase, whose protein sequence is MNSFYKDKVVWITGASSGIGEAIVQELSSQGAKIVLSARREKELKRVKTENKLTDSNCLILPLDLENYNSLNKFPSKVIKKFGRIDVLINNGGISQRSLAHETSVKTYESLMNVNYFGNIALTLAVLPLMRERSTGWISSISSVAGLFGVPLRTGYSATKAALTGFYEALRAENTDAKIKVTLVYPGFVKTQISNNALKGDGKKQGKMDHVISNGIDPNECARRILNAIAGEKLEVIIAGPRENFGVWLHKFFPTLFARFIAKAKVT, encoded by the coding sequence ATGAATTCTTTCTATAAAGATAAGGTCGTCTGGATCACCGGCGCGTCGTCCGGTATCGGGGAGGCAATCGTTCAGGAACTTTCCTCTCAAGGAGCAAAGATCGTCCTTTCGGCTCGAAGAGAGAAGGAACTCAAAAGAGTCAAAACCGAAAATAAATTGACTGATTCCAATTGCCTGATCCTTCCGTTAGATTTAGAAAATTATAATTCTTTAAATAAGTTTCCGTCAAAAGTAATCAAGAAGTTCGGTCGAATCGACGTCCTGATCAATAACGGGGGAATCAGCCAGCGATCTCTCGCTCACGAAACTTCGGTCAAGACCTACGAGTCTCTTATGAACGTGAATTATTTCGGCAATATAGCGCTGACTCTTGCGGTGCTCCCGCTTATGCGAGAGCGAAGCACCGGATGGATTTCTTCGATTTCAAGCGTTGCCGGCCTATTCGGGGTTCCGCTGAGAACCGGCTATTCCGCTACCAAAGCCGCGTTGACCGGTTTTTATGAAGCATTGAGGGCGGAAAATACCGATGCAAAAATCAAAGTCACCTTAGTCTATCCCGGTTTTGTCAAAACGCAAATTTCCAATAACGCTTTGAAGGGCGACGGAAAAAAACAGGGCAAGATGGATCATGTGATATCGAACGGAATCGATCCGAACGAATGTGCAAGACGAATTTTGAATGCGATTGCCGGCGAAAAACTGGAAGTCATCATTGCCGGACCGCGGGAAAATTTCGGAGTTTGGCTGCACAAATTTTTCCCGACTCTTTTTGCTCGCTTTATTGCAAAGGCGAAAGTCACCTGA